The following proteins come from a genomic window of Gordonia westfalica:
- a CDS encoding ABC transporter ATP-binding protein has protein sequence MTVLECHGLDAGYSRGNPCVHGLELSVNPGEIVALLGPNGAGKTTLLTTLAGLLPRLDGEVTVAGQSVRPGDARAAVRAGLVLVPDDRALFRRLTTRQNLQLASRLRGKPRAEALDKALEHFPSLTKRLSVAAGDLSGGEQQMLAIARALLQNPKVLLIDELSMGLAPIVVESILPVLRDVADSEQTAVILVEQHVRLALGIADRAVVLVHGEVGLEDSASALATDIERIEEAYLGTARA, from the coding sequence GTGACGGTGCTGGAATGCCACGGCCTCGACGCCGGATACAGCCGCGGGAACCCGTGCGTCCACGGACTCGAGTTGTCGGTGAACCCGGGAGAGATCGTTGCCCTGCTCGGACCGAACGGTGCCGGCAAGACGACCCTGCTGACCACGCTCGCCGGCCTGCTCCCGCGGCTCGACGGTGAGGTCACGGTCGCGGGTCAGTCCGTTCGCCCGGGCGATGCGCGCGCCGCAGTCCGCGCCGGTCTCGTGCTGGTGCCCGACGACCGTGCACTGTTCCGCCGCCTGACCACCCGCCAGAACCTCCAGCTGGCAAGCCGATTGCGCGGCAAACCGCGAGCGGAGGCCCTCGACAAGGCGCTCGAGCACTTCCCGTCGCTGACCAAACGCCTGTCGGTGGCGGCCGGGGATCTCTCGGGTGGTGAACAGCAGATGCTCGCCATCGCCCGTGCGCTGCTGCAGAACCCGAAGGTCCTGCTCATCGACGAACTGAGCATGGGTCTCGCTCCCATCGTCGTCGAATCGATCCTGCCCGTCCTCCGCGACGTCGCCGACAGCGAACAGACCGCGGTGATCCTCGTCGAACAGCATGTCCGGCTGGCTCTCGGCATCGCAGATCGTGCCGTGGTGCTGGTCCATGGCGAAGTCGGCCTGGAGGATTCGGCCTCGGCGCTCGCCACCGACATCGAGCGGATCGAGGAGGCCTACCTTGGGACGGCACGCGCGTAG
- a CDS encoding branched-chain amino acid ABC transporter permease/ATP-binding protein encodes MTDHLAFLILGLGNGAVFAALGLALVMTFKSSGVVNFATGAVALYAAYTYAFLRKGELLNPIPGFPSTIDLGSDVGVAVALLISVVIAAILGVLLYLLVFRPMRAAPALAKAVAAIGLMLVIQALIALRVGENTPSVGPIFKVDTFKIGSSAVPTDRLLLAVVIVGLAVCAGLVLRYTRFGVATEAAAESEKGALVTGLSPDRIAIANWALSSATAGLGGVLIAPIVPLNPVAYTMFIVPALAAALVGNFTAISVTVGAGLVIGMLQSEATKLQAIWDWMPDTGVAEAVPLILIIGFLLIRGQPLPGRGAVIRQDLGRSPRPEHLLVPGIIGVVIAVIALLTTSGSLRLAVIATMIYGIIALSQVVVTGYAGQVSLAQLTLAGVGAYALSRLTEGLDLPFPIAPLLAACAAMVIGVIVGLPALRVRGLPLMVATLALAVFCEAFWFRNPSLNGGLQGAPVDSPSIFGIDLGIGAGEGYPRLAFGILCLVVLTVVAYGVAALRRSGLGASMLAVRANERSAAAAGINVGVTKLIAFAIGSFLAGLGGALLAYQQTLATAGTYAVFAGIGLFAVTYVAGVTSISGALLAGVIAPGGVMYFVADKYGSFGDYYMLVSGILLVLTVVTSPDGLVGYLHKLPYPGHRGTPRRLSRHRAKRGVASKSSTEQPVDVPATPTTDVTAPPTGSVVLSVRDVTVRYGAVTAVRDVGFDVRAGEIVGLIGPNGAGKTTLIDAISGFAPAEGSVVLEGSAIDGLAPHRRSRAGLGRTFQDIELYGELSVAENLAIAARRAPGDTSENVSNVLQMLEIGHLRDVPAADLSQGQRQLVAVARVLAGQPRVALLDEPAAGLDSTESRWLGDRLRAARAHGVSMVLVDHDMDLVLSLCDRVIVLDLGEVIADGTPDEIRNSPAVVGAYLGTPSSAMVAPDGTAESEAAQANSEVVKEMS; translated from the coding sequence ATGACCGACCATCTCGCGTTCCTGATCCTCGGCCTCGGCAACGGGGCCGTTTTCGCCGCACTCGGTCTCGCTCTGGTGATGACCTTCAAGAGTTCCGGCGTGGTCAACTTCGCCACCGGCGCCGTCGCCCTCTACGCCGCATACACCTACGCCTTTCTGCGGAAAGGGGAACTCCTCAACCCCATCCCCGGCTTCCCGTCGACCATCGACCTCGGATCAGATGTGGGAGTCGCTGTCGCCCTGCTGATCTCCGTGGTGATCGCGGCGATCCTGGGCGTCCTCCTGTACCTGCTGGTCTTCCGCCCGATGCGGGCCGCACCGGCCCTGGCCAAAGCGGTCGCGGCCATCGGTTTGATGCTGGTCATCCAGGCGCTCATCGCCCTGCGGGTGGGGGAGAACACCCCGAGCGTCGGACCCATCTTCAAGGTCGACACATTCAAGATCGGATCCAGTGCGGTGCCGACGGACCGCCTCCTGCTCGCGGTCGTCATCGTCGGTCTGGCAGTCTGCGCCGGATTGGTGTTGCGCTACACCCGATTCGGCGTCGCCACCGAGGCCGCCGCGGAATCGGAGAAGGGTGCTCTCGTCACCGGCCTCTCACCGGACCGCATCGCGATCGCCAACTGGGCGCTGTCCTCGGCGACCGCGGGGCTGGGCGGCGTGCTCATCGCCCCGATCGTGCCCCTGAACCCGGTCGCCTACACGATGTTCATCGTGCCGGCACTGGCCGCCGCACTCGTCGGCAACTTCACCGCGATCTCGGTGACCGTCGGCGCGGGACTCGTCATCGGCATGCTCCAGTCGGAGGCCACCAAACTCCAGGCGATCTGGGACTGGATGCCCGACACCGGTGTCGCCGAGGCGGTTCCGCTGATCCTGATCATCGGGTTCCTCCTGATCCGCGGTCAGCCGCTGCCCGGACGGGGAGCGGTCATCCGCCAGGATCTCGGCCGCTCGCCTCGTCCCGAACACTTGCTGGTCCCCGGGATCATCGGCGTTGTCATCGCCGTGATCGCACTGCTCACCACCTCCGGTTCTCTACGCCTGGCGGTGATTGCCACGATGATCTACGGGATCATCGCGCTCTCTCAGGTCGTGGTCACCGGGTATGCCGGGCAGGTGTCGCTGGCCCAGCTGACCCTGGCGGGCGTCGGTGCGTACGCGCTGAGCAGGCTGACCGAGGGTCTCGATCTGCCCTTCCCGATCGCACCTCTTCTCGCCGCCTGTGCCGCGATGGTCATCGGCGTGATCGTCGGACTGCCTGCCCTCCGCGTGCGTGGCCTGCCGCTGATGGTCGCGACGCTCGCGCTCGCGGTGTTCTGCGAGGCATTCTGGTTCCGCAACCCATCGCTGAACGGCGGCCTGCAGGGCGCGCCGGTCGATTCGCCGTCGATCTTCGGCATCGACCTCGGTATCGGTGCGGGCGAGGGCTATCCGCGTCTCGCGTTCGGCATCCTGTGCCTCGTCGTCCTGACGGTCGTCGCCTACGGAGTCGCCGCGCTGCGTCGAAGTGGTCTGGGCGCATCGATGCTCGCGGTCCGCGCCAACGAGCGGTCCGCGGCGGCAGCCGGTATCAACGTCGGCGTCACCAAGCTCATCGCCTTCGCGATCGGCTCCTTCCTCGCCGGACTCGGCGGCGCGCTACTGGCCTACCAGCAGACCTTGGCGACAGCCGGAACCTATGCGGTCTTCGCCGGCATCGGACTCTTCGCGGTCACCTATGTCGCCGGCGTGACGTCGATCTCCGGCGCGTTGCTGGCGGGCGTCATCGCACCCGGTGGCGTGATGTACTTCGTCGCCGACAAATACGGCTCCTTCGGCGACTACTACATGCTCGTCAGCGGAATCCTGTTGGTGCTCACCGTCGTCACCAGTCCCGACGGCCTGGTCGGCTACCTCCACAAGCTGCCGTACCCGGGTCATCGCGGCACCCCACGCCGGTTGAGCCGACACCGAGCGAAGCGAGGCGTCGCGTCGAAATCGTCGACGGAACAACCGGTCGACGTGCCTGCGACGCCGACCACCGACGTCACGGCGCCGCCGACCGGCTCGGTGGTCCTCTCGGTCCGCGACGTCACCGTTCGCTACGGTGCGGTCACCGCAGTCCGCGACGTCGGCTTCGACGTCCGGGCCGGCGAGATCGTCGGTCTGATCGGCCCGAACGGGGCAGGCAAGACCACGCTGATCGACGCGATCAGTGGATTCGCACCTGCCGAGGGATCCGTCGTTCTCGAGGGATCGGCGATCGACGGACTGGCACCGCATCGTCGCAGTCGTGCCGGACTCGGCCGCACCTTCCAGGACATCGAGCTCTACGGCGAGCTGTCCGTCGCCGAGAACCTGGCGATCGCGGCACGACGCGCACCCGGTGACACATCGGAGAACGTGAGCAACGTCCTGCAGATGCTCGAGATCGGCCATCTCAGGGACGTTCCGGCGGCCGACCTGTCCCAGGGTCAGCGGCAGCTGGTCGCGGTAGCCCGGGTCCTGGCCGGTCAACCCAGGGTCGCGCTCCTCGACGAACCTGCTGCCGGACTCGACAGCACCGAGAGTCGCTGGCTGGGCGACCGTCTGAGAGCGGCACGCGCACATGGCGTCTCGATGGTCCTGGTCGATCACGACATGGACCTCGTCCTGAGTCTGTGCGACCGGGTGATCGTGCTCGACCTCGGCGAGGTGATCGCCGACGGCACACCCGACGAGATCCGCAACTCGCCTGCCGTGGTGGGCGCCTACCTGGGGACACCCTCGTCGGCGATGGTGGCTCCCGACGGGACTGCGGAGTCCGAAGCCGCACAGGCGAATTCCGAGGTAGTGAAGGAGATGTCGTGA
- a CDS encoding ABC transporter substrate-binding protein: protein MKSPVALRRIVRTTAVLGCASVLTLGTLTACADDSSDSSSAGETSSLPSNAATDDPIKVGFITPEGGAVTTPMVREGGEAAVEFLNNNGGGIGGHKIDLVVCKQQEEPASATKCANQMVEEKVSVVVSPLGAQGAVMLPIIAGAGIPFVAQAPVSQAEMATPGSFMLSGGIVAVMAGQAATAAKDGLKKVTVIIGDSGDAAASVKALGEPMFKRANVELNVVSIPVAAADLTPQITAGLADNPDAVSILGDSRQCISVLKTLQTVAPEATKYLIASCIDKPVLDAVGNEAVSGSKAFTTVNLSSDDPSVTQYRSVMAQYAPDTDPAGLAYIGYQVVAALGELNGLEGTVDAQTFKKALSEAKDVPLPAAPGITFTCNGQAFPPLTSLCSKAILVSDVTADAKLENTVATNTN, encoded by the coding sequence TTGAAATCACCAGTTGCTCTCAGACGGATCGTCCGCACGACCGCCGTCCTCGGCTGCGCGAGCGTCCTGACTCTCGGCACGCTCACTGCATGCGCCGACGACAGTTCCGACAGCTCGAGCGCTGGTGAGACCAGCTCGCTACCCAGCAATGCGGCGACCGACGACCCGATCAAGGTCGGGTTCATCACGCCCGAGGGTGGTGCGGTGACGACGCCGATGGTCCGCGAGGGTGGCGAAGCCGCTGTCGAGTTCCTGAACAACAACGGTGGCGGCATCGGCGGGCACAAGATCGATCTCGTGGTGTGCAAGCAGCAGGAAGAGCCGGCCTCGGCGACCAAGTGCGCCAATCAGATGGTCGAGGAGAAGGTCTCGGTCGTGGTGTCGCCGCTCGGCGCCCAGGGTGCGGTCATGCTGCCGATCATCGCCGGCGCGGGCATCCCCTTCGTCGCGCAGGCACCGGTCTCGCAGGCCGAGATGGCCACGCCCGGTTCGTTCATGCTGTCCGGCGGCATCGTTGCCGTGATGGCGGGCCAGGCCGCCACCGCCGCCAAGGACGGACTGAAGAAGGTCACCGTCATCATCGGTGACTCCGGCGATGCCGCGGCCTCGGTGAAGGCTCTCGGCGAGCCGATGTTCAAGCGGGCCAACGTCGAACTGAACGTCGTCTCCATCCCGGTGGCCGCCGCCGACCTGACCCCGCAGATCACCGCAGGCCTCGCCGACAACCCCGACGCGGTCAGCATCCTCGGCGACTCGCGCCAGTGCATTTCGGTCCTCAAGACCCTGCAGACCGTCGCACCAGAGGCCACCAAGTACCTGATCGCCAGCTGCATCGACAAGCCGGTCCTCGACGCCGTCGGCAACGAGGCCGTGTCCGGGTCCAAGGCGTTCACCACCGTCAACCTCAGCTCCGACGACCCGAGCGTCACCCAGTACCGCAGCGTCATGGCGCAGTACGCACCCGACACCGATCCCGCCGGCCTGGCCTACATCGGCTACCAGGTCGTCGCCGCGCTCGGTGAACTCAACGGCCTCGAGGGAACCGTCGACGCCCAGACGTTCAAGAAGGCACTGTCCGAGGCCAAGGACGTTCCCCTGCCGGCCGCTCCGGGCATCACGTTCACCTGCAACGGTCAGGCCTTCCCGCCGCTGACGTCGTTGTGCAGCAAGGCGATCCTGGTCAGCGATGTGACCGCCGACGCCAAGCTCGAGAACACCGTCGCCACCAACACCAACTGA
- a CDS encoding TetR/AcrR family transcriptional regulator yields the protein MTEVAPVGRRERNKQQTRDRLLVAARELLATRGTDATVEEIAERAEVSRATFFNYFPSKDDLVGALYAELMGVFGRVVDSMLRRPVSTHDRVVGVFIDFAQSSLSDPDYMRVVTGEIERLATASEGLGERSHLFTTQVRRLLEPGLEQGDLRTDHPVEFLAQMVAAIYLSTMRYWRIDPELDITETFERAGRYAAESIVPR from the coding sequence ATGACGGAGGTTGCGCCCGTTGGACGTCGTGAACGGAACAAACAACAGACCCGCGACCGGTTGCTGGTTGCCGCCCGTGAACTCCTCGCGACCCGCGGCACCGATGCGACGGTCGAGGAGATCGCCGAGCGAGCCGAGGTCTCCCGCGCGACCTTCTTCAATTACTTCCCCAGCAAGGACGACCTCGTCGGTGCGCTGTACGCCGAACTCATGGGCGTCTTCGGGCGGGTCGTCGACTCGATGCTGCGACGACCGGTCAGCACCCACGACCGGGTGGTCGGCGTGTTCATCGACTTCGCGCAGTCATCGCTTTCCGATCCCGACTACATGCGTGTGGTGACCGGGGAGATCGAGCGTCTGGCGACGGCGTCGGAGGGCCTTGGCGAGCGCAGTCATCTCTTCACCACGCAGGTGCGGCGCCTGTTGGAGCCCGGCCTGGAACAAGGCGATCTGCGCACTGATCATCCGGTGGAGTTCCTGGCGCAGATGGTCGCGGCGATCTACCTGTCGACGATGCGCTACTGGCGGATCGATCCCGAACTCGACATCACCGAAACATTCGAGCGCGCAGGACGATACGCGGCCGAATCGATCGTCCCTCGCTGA
- a CDS encoding TetR/AcrR family transcriptional regulator, protein MATAYSSSRKSDRRQTTIDEAVGHARDIIAEQGAGAVSISEIARRMQMRPPSLYKYFPSLNALYDMLFEMGNVDLSRYVDDARLSREPGLDQLLEQSRAIIRWSMTEPGLAALLFWRPVPGFEPSEAAFAPARAIVDKAREDLTTAVARGELSPAADSEAALRLLTSVVSGIGSQQMSNEPGASYESGSYTRLLDDALQMWVRHYSP, encoded by the coding sequence ATGGCTACAGCCTATAGCTCATCGCGAAAGTCCGATCGTCGGCAGACGACTATCGACGAGGCTGTCGGCCATGCTCGCGACATCATCGCCGAGCAGGGAGCGGGAGCGGTGTCCATATCCGAGATCGCTCGGCGGATGCAGATGCGACCCCCGTCGCTCTACAAGTACTTCCCGTCGCTGAACGCCCTGTACGACATGCTGTTCGAGATGGGAAATGTCGATCTGAGTCGGTACGTCGATGACGCACGACTCAGCCGTGAGCCCGGGTTGGATCAACTGCTCGAACAGTCACGGGCGATCATCCGCTGGTCGATGACCGAACCGGGCCTGGCGGCGCTGTTGTTCTGGCGGCCGGTTCCCGGTTTCGAGCCGAGCGAAGCGGCGTTCGCTCCGGCGCGGGCGATCGTCGACAAAGCTCGGGAGGACCTGACCACCGCGGTCGCACGCGGTGAACTGAGTCCAGCTGCCGACTCCGAGGCTGCCTTGCGCCTCCTCACATCGGTCGTCTCGGGCATCGGTTCGCAGCAGATGTCGAATGAACCGGGCGCGAGCTACGAATCCGGTTCGTACACGCGGCTACTCGACGACGCCCTGCAGATGTGGGTGCGTCACTATTCGCCCTGA
- a CDS encoding SRPBCC family protein — MRQDLTSDSVSRHIDASPQELYDIVSDVTRTPELSSEIADVKWLDGATGPAVGVRFRARNSAGRGPDWFNKPVVTVADRGRAFAFERTEWIGGTLRWSYRFEPDATGTTVTESYEVTEPLNAFGWFLIGTLYGLKDRKTDLRQGMTETLERLAVMVRQPA, encoded by the coding sequence ATGCGTCAGGATCTCACCAGCGACTCGGTGTCGCGCCACATCGACGCGAGCCCCCAAGAGCTGTACGACATCGTCTCCGACGTCACGCGCACACCCGAGTTGTCCTCGGAGATAGCGGATGTGAAGTGGCTCGACGGGGCCACCGGTCCGGCCGTCGGAGTCAGATTCCGGGCCCGCAACAGCGCCGGCCGCGGACCGGACTGGTTCAACAAACCCGTCGTCACGGTCGCCGACCGTGGGCGTGCGTTCGCCTTCGAACGGACGGAGTGGATCGGCGGCACTCTGCGGTGGAGTTACCGCTTCGAGCCTGACGCGACGGGCACGACCGTCACCGAATCGTACGAAGTGACCGAGCCGCTCAACGCATTCGGGTGGTTCCTGATCGGCACGCTCTATGGACTCAAAGACCGCAAGACCGATCTGCGGCAGGGTATGACGGAAACCCTCGAACGGCTGGCGGTGATGGTCCGGCAGCCGGCCTGA
- a CDS encoding nuclear transport factor 2 family protein — MDLDATHCLVDLARIEAIKQLKYRYWRACDARDVNGFRSCFIARGARIDYGPLGTFDDAEPMAKIFEQIALHKVDGQYVIFDMHHGFHPDITLTSETTATGRWTLKFRQVNLIERTETVMAGEYDDDYVVEDGEWKMAASRLTERWSLRRPLGDDCTVHAGTFADPA; from the coding sequence ATGGATCTCGACGCGACCCATTGCCTCGTCGACCTCGCCCGCATCGAAGCCATCAAGCAGCTGAAGTACCGCTACTGGCGAGCATGTGATGCGAGGGACGTCAACGGTTTTCGCAGTTGCTTCATCGCACGCGGAGCACGGATCGACTACGGCCCACTCGGCACCTTCGACGACGCGGAGCCGATGGCGAAGATCTTCGAGCAGATAGCGCTGCACAAGGTCGACGGCCAGTACGTCATCTTCGACATGCACCACGGCTTCCATCCCGACATCACGCTGACCTCGGAGACGACGGCGACTGGTCGCTGGACGCTGAAGTTCCGTCAGGTGAACCTGATCGAGCGCACGGAAACCGTGATGGCCGGGGAGTACGACGACGACTACGTCGTTGAGGACGGCGAGTGGAAGATGGCTGCCAGCAGACTGACCGAACGATGGTCACTACGGCGCCCCCTTGGCGACGACTGCACGGTGCATGCGGGGACGTTCGCCGACCCGGCCTGA
- a CDS encoding Imm63 family immunity protein, which produces MTETGEDPQSRFDGLKSRLNETVQRFEDVTGEKVRPTELPGEFADSPGGFLSVDSKGIYRFEIRERGEPVVQIVSDRMDDVVFAVMNNIARSHAQSAALHDPDYETVMDARKLWFPRWSELMHSLSPGWGRRTDLEISEILRSYPFD; this is translated from the coding sequence ATGACGGAGACCGGTGAAGACCCTCAGTCCCGGTTCGATGGCCTGAAGTCACGACTAAACGAAACCGTTCAACGTTTCGAGGACGTCACTGGCGAGAAAGTCCGTCCAACGGAGCTCCCTGGCGAGTTTGCTGACAGTCCTGGCGGATTTTTGAGCGTTGACTCGAAGGGCATCTACAGATTTGAGATTAGGGAAAGAGGTGAACCTGTTGTTCAGATTGTTTCTGACCGGATGGACGACGTCGTGTTTGCCGTAATGAATAATATCGCCAGAAGTCATGCTCAAAGTGCTGCCCTGCACGACCCGGACTATGAAACCGTCATGGACGCTCGAAAACTGTGGTTCCCTCGGTGGAGCGAATTGATGCACTCTCTTTCTCCAGGGTGGGGTCGGCGCACCGATCTTGAAATCAGTGAAATCCTAAGGTCGTATCCGTTCGACTGA